Genomic segment of Panicum virgatum strain AP13 chromosome 9N, P.virgatum_v5, whole genome shotgun sequence:
TGCTCTATTTTTGTGTCTTCTCATAATAATGTTTAAAATGATGTTAAATTTTAACATTTGTTGAAGTGGTGAGGGGATCATGATAGATAATAGATTATACATCTACTATCTTGCACTGTAACATGTTAATTATAACATGCGTTTTATGTCTCGTAACGTGATTGTTCTGCTTCTCCTTTGAAAAGATGATTGTTGTGTTGTAATCAGTTTGCTCATGTATACAATTAGCAGAGATAATCCTGTAATAGTACACACCATAGTGGAACAGCATGCTGTATAGTGCCTTAACTCTACAAGTATCTTGGAATCAAACTCAAGCACCTTACACTGTTTGGGATAAACACATAAATACAGTAAAACATTAGCAATGTTTATGCAGCGCACTGCTTCCACCCAGACATCTATGGTCTTTATGAGATGTacctgtatatatatatagctagtATTTATGTGTGCCATGTAAATCTTCCCTATGGTCCTCATGTATACTAGCTTGTGAAGGTCTTTTAGGAGGTACAGTTTCAGTTGACACCTCGAACTAGCAGTCCTTCGAAGGTGATGCCTGGGCCAAAAGCCAAGATCAACCCCCACTCTTCTCTTATTGCCCCTTTCTTCAACTCATCCCTCAAATACTCCAACACATAAAAGATTGTGTTGCTGCTCACATTTCCATAGTTCATCAAGGCTTTTCTACTAATCTTGAGCTTCTCTGGCTGAAGTTCAAGGCAGAACTCAAGCCTGTTCAATATTGCTGGTCCACCAGGATGCACAGCCCAAAATACATCATTGAAGTCCTTTATCCCGACCTGGTCCATGAGGGTCCTGCAGAACCCTTCTATCCGACTTTCAATCTTCTCAGGCAAATCACGCCCTAGTTTGAAATTAATTCCTTCCTCCGTGATCTTGCCATCGATTACCTTATCAGTCCCAGGCAGGAACTCCTGGGTCGAGAACTCAAGCTCCAAGAAAGGATTTTCTGCTGGTGTCATGGGTCCTGCTCCAATAATCACAGCAGATGCACCATCACCAAACAGGGCAGCACCAACAAGGTCATAAGGACGGTCGTAACTCGGGGGCCGGAAACCTAGCACAGTGGTTTCAGCAGCTGTTACTAGGACACGGCTCCCTGGGTTGTTCTCAGCAATGTCCTTGGCAGTGCGGAGGGCAGCAGCACCACCGGAGCAGCCAAGGAAGAGAAGGGAAATGCGCACGGTGTTTGGGCTAAGGCCAAGGCGGGCAGCCAGGTGAAGGTCGCCCCCTGGGAGACGAAGCTCACTGGATGAGATGTAGACGAGGTGGGTGATATCAGCTGCAGGACGGCCCCAATCGTCAAGGGCAGCACGAGCTGCTGCGGCACCAAGGTCAATCACCGCAGCATTGCAGATGTCAAGGCGTGGCGTCAGTGTTGGGATGCCCTCCGTCTTCAGCTCTGGATGCTCGTCCAGGATCTCCTTGGTCATGACAGTGTACCTTGTCCTCACTGTAGTGGTCTTGCCTGTAAAATAAAATCGTTGAGTAATAATCATCTGTCTGTTGGACGATCTGATGCAAACCATCACATAACAGCTGAACTGCTGAAGGCTATGTATTACGATCTAAATTGGCTCGTACTGATATTCTTAGAGCAAAAgtggttctgcattttcttgtGCATGTGTTCTCTTTCGATACCGAACGGACAATTGTGCGTCTTTCATTTTACTACTACCATTTTCTACGTGCAATAGACAGTTCCTTGATCAGATATATTGCAACCGTGATATTTTGACAACTGAAAGTTGTTTAAACGAGAGGTCTTTATGAGGAAAGCTAAGCTACATTTGCCAACTCTAAGTTCTCAGCACAAAGATAATGGTTTTGAAGAAATAACAACTGCGATGAACACAAGAGAGCTTACAAAGGCGTTCGAGCTTCGCCCTGGTGGCGGGGTCGTCGCAGCTGCTGTCGTGGAGGTAGCTCTCGACGACCTTCTCCTGAGGCAGAACTTGGTCCGGGAGGCCCTTCCCCAGGGCAAGCAGCATGGCCTTGCCCCTGGAGCTCTGGCTCTTGCCATTGGCGCCCCTGCTGACGACGTTGCCAGACATTGTCACCCCACTCCGTCTCTCTTTCAGTTTCCGACTGCTCTACTGTTTGTGATCTCGTAGCGCGGCGAGGCCATGGCAACATCTTCGGTGCTTAAATAATGGGGGCATGGCTGCGGAGGGGTTTGTTTGGTTTCGGTTCCGCAGGAGACGAAGGCATGAGCGCAAGCACGGTAGGTCGCGGACTGGTCGTCTCATTCTCCCAATTTTTCTGGGGGGCGATGGCTCATTCTTTCCACCCCCTTTCTTTGGTCTGCCCGGTATTTTTGCCCACCCAGTCGGTGTGATCTTTATCACCTTGTGTGACCGTCGTTTGATGCTAGAAAGATATTGTTTTATAATGCGTAATGCTAAGGCAGATGCTTGTAATGCTGTTTGCATGTGGTGTGTGGTTGATGCTGAAACCTGTGGGGTAGGTGCATGTTCTTCTCTAGTTCGTATGCTCGCGCCCAGGCCGCCTCACTGCCTCAGGACGGCGTGTGCGCGGCAAGCCAGGGGTTGCCTGCCTTGCTGCCTTGTGCGGTTGCGCCCATTTGTCCATTCTAGAGGAACGCGGTTGGTGACACGGCGCCCTAAGAACGGATTTTCCTCTGGTTCAATTTCTTTCTCTAGAGTTTATCCGTAATCACTAGATAATCGCTCGCAGCCATCCTCCCATCTGAGAATAACTTTAAAGGGAGCTATATGACAAACATGCCCTAAGATGGCCAAGGTCCATGTACAGGGCCCGGTAGCATCCCTGGTCACTGCATTTGATGTACTCCCTTTAACTTTTTTTTAAACTTTTTTAACTCTAACTTTGACTCAGGCGTACTAGTgtcgtaggcttcccgcattGTGCGGgatctggggaagggttgtttaaTTTAActctaagtttgaccactcttttttttttttgcaaatatagTTAAATTTTTATCATTCTTGAAGAATTAttattaataaagcaagccacaataaaaaagtgatattttgcataaatttttaaataaaacgagtggttaaatttgaaatcagaaaaattaagcaaattataatttgaaaaaGATGGAGTAATATTGAGGCCACCTTTAACTAgtaaagggtgtgtttagttggtgaaaaagtttggctTTTagcactgtagcacatttcgttgttatttgacaaataatgtttaatcatgaattaattagacttaaaagatttatctcgtacTTATccgttagactgtgtaattaattatttttcaactacatttaatgtcaactatatttaatgtttcatgccCCGTGACTGACATCACGTGACGCTTCCACACCACCATCCCATCACCCCGATCGCGCGCGGCAGCGAGCGCTGGCATAGCAGCAGCCCATACTGCTAGCTCAGCTCAGCTGTGCTGACCCTGACCTCACCTTATCCGAACACCCACCACGCGGCGAAGCcggagcgcgcgcgggcggcgacgcGATGGAGCGGAGGCtgtcggcggcgtcgaggcggtCCGCGCCGTCGCGCATCCAGCAGCTGTCCCACCTGGCGCAGCGCGTCGGCGCCGTCAACCTCGCCGAGGGCTTCCCGGACTTCCCCGCGCCTCCCCAcgtcaaggccgccgccgccgccgccatc
This window contains:
- the LOC120690631 gene encoding type III polyketide synthase A-like, whose translation is MSGNVVSRGANGKSQSSRGKAMLLALGKGLPDQVLPQEKVVESYLHDSSCDDPATRAKLERLCKTTTVRTRYTVMTKEILDEHPELKTEGIPTLTPRLDICNAAVIDLGAAAARAALDDWGRPAADITHLVYISSSELRLPGGDLHLAARLGLSPNTVRISLLFLGCSGGAAALRTAKDIAENNPGSRVLVTAAETTVLGFRPPSYDRPYDLVGAALFGDGASAVIIGAGPMTPAENPFLELEFSTQEFLPGTDKVIDGKITEEGINFKLGRDLPEKIESRIEGFCRTLMDQVGIKDFNDVFWAVHPGGPAILNRLEFCLELQPEKLKISRKALMNYGNVSSNTIFYVLEYLRDELKKGAIREEWGLILAFGPGITFEGLLVRGVN